The Globicephala melas chromosome X, mGloMel1.2, whole genome shotgun sequence genome contains the following window.
TATTCAAAGAATAATAACATATCTATATTGCATTTTACAGTTTCTAAAGTAATTTCACATGTATTTTATCATTTGCTCCTTATTACATCCTTGTAGGTAGGTGGTATTACTCTCTTTTacataagaagaaataaacacaaagagattTCTGCTTTTGCTCAAGATCACATCAAGTAAGAAACAGATCCAGATTTAAAACACATGTTTGCTGGATGCTGAACCCAGTGCTCTTTCTACTACATACACACTTAGGCAAAGAGCTTTCTTGGTAAAGAAATTATGATTCAAGTCATTCAGAAACTTGTAGAcccaaatattgaatcactaatGTCCCCAGGTGACCTCTTTCAAATATATCTAAATTGCTGCTCTCCCTAACATAGTATTTCTCTTAATTATTACCAATGGAGGCTCAGCAGTCAAAAACCCTGTTGCTAATTATTAGACATGACAGGGATAAACTGGTCCCCTCTAGTCAAAGAAAGTTAATTTACCGAAGTGTAACCTGATGCTAGCAATTGGCCCTGAGTAGCCACTGGTCAGCATTCTAACTTGTTGTTTCTCACCTAAAAGAAACTTTCTTTGATTCATATcaggaatattattcattttaataccATTTCAGGTTTATAATGACACTGAAAGTGTCAAGTGATAATTTTGTTGATATTAAGTTTATATGGATATTTTAAAGCTTTTCCGTAAATTATTACAACAGCTGGTAAAATAACAGGCCATTTAATCAACACCTCAGTtaaattgtgtatttatttttttattgttttgttttgctggacagaaaatgaaggcaaaaaatgATATGATGGGAAAAAACACAGATGCAAGTGCCAAAGCCATAGCCAAAGCCATAGCTGAAACCAAGAAAGAAGTTGTTAAAGAAGAATACAACAGTGAAACTGCTGAAAATGGAGAAGCCAATCTTATAGAGGTATCTTCCAATATTAACAGTTTTGTCCATTTGGATGTTTAACAATGGGTGCCACTGGAAGAAATCTTGTTTGTCTTGTAGTTTAAACATTGAGAAACATTAAATGAGTATGGCTTCATAGTGTCAGTCTgtccaggctgctgtaacaaaataccacagatgggtggcttataaacaacagaaatttatttctcacagttatgaaggctggaaaatccaagatcaaggcaccagcattTTTGGTGTCTGatgaggacctgcttcctggtttATGGATGGCAGTTTTCTCGCTGTGTCCTGACATGATAGAAAgggtgagagagctctctggggtctcttttataaggacataaATCCCTTTCATGAGGGCTCTACTCtgatgacctaatcacctcccataGGCCCCagctccaaatatcatcacattggaaATTAGGTTtcatcatatgaattttggaggacacaaacattctgtTTATAGCATCTAGTATAATGGTAtataaggggaaaagaaagaaaacaaatttaaaattgaGAATTTATAGGTATGGGTAGTGAGAGCAGTGTGTTAGCATTGATATTAATAGAACAATGCCAGAGATTATGACTTATTAATAATCTAATGACTGTCTTATTAAATATAGACCAATCCTCTATTGCTTTTGTCAGCACATGGGctatttgtaaatatctttgcAAGATCATATAtgattcttctttcctcttcagaTTGCAAAACAAATCATTATGTATGTTTCCAATAGGTCTTGCTTTACATATTTAGCATACCATGTTTCTAGGTACtgtagttaaaaaaatgaaaatgagatttaGTGCCAAATCTATAAACCAGACCTATGCATGTAGGGAAAATCTTTTCTAAGTGATCCTATGATATATGGTAGAAGACTTTTCACATAACTTTTTACAAAGTAAACCTAAATCTCatcattatagaaataaaatgcattatttcttcaaggaatatattttgtttacatGCATGCTActcattttttctgtatttactcTGTTTCCTCATATTTGTAATGAAAATCATTTATATGAATAAGTTTCCCTGAATTTATTGTTCCAAATATCTATTTGTGCATGTTTGTGTGGAGATACTTTAATTAATCCTATTTCTTATAAGGTTTCCTTATGATGTGTTGTTTAGGAGGCCTTTTCCACAGGAAAATTACTTTCTTATAGATGAAGTATAATTTTTTCCATAAAACAGATATAATCCTAAGTATTTAGGGAAAATGGTTCCAAATTTACAAATATAAtcttggtttttttctctctatatatagacatcagcttctgaaaaagaaatagaggaaataaaagaagaaaaaattgaagatatcaaagaagaaagaggagaaaagaaaggaacagtggcagcagaagaaaaagaagatgaaaaagaagatcagaaaggagatggagaagatcaaaacaaggaagaagagaaaggagaagatggaagagggaaagaatatgaaaaagaagatgaaggtggaaaagagaaagaagaagatggaaaagaggaagaagacaagaaagaCACAGGAGATGAAAAGGAGGGTGAAGAtggaaaagggaaaggagaagatggcaaagaatctgaagatggaaaagataaaggagaagatgaaaaaaagggagatgatcgaaaacagaaaggaaatggaaaagagaatgaaGATGGAAAAGAGGATGAAGATGGAAAGGGGGATAAAGGTGTAAATGagaaggaagatgaaaaggagaaaggagaagatggaaaaaaggaagaaggaaaagaggaagaaaatggaaaaggagacaggaaagatggaggagatggaaaagaagatgaaagcaAGgctgaaattggaaaagaaatagccgAAAGAAAAGAGGTcaaaaaagaagatggaaaaaaagtAGAGTTTCAGAGTGTTTTTTAAAGCTGCCCTATATGGTTTCATAATTTGGTAATATGTACCTTCATGTTGTAATGTTAAGAGAgatgaatatttttatcaaatattttataaacacagCTTTTCTTTAGCATCAATTTAATTTCAAAACATCTTCATACTGGTTATTAGTCACAAAGTTTCTAACATGAAACCTTTATCTATAAATTTTGTAATTATAATAGTggaatatatagaaaaaatatgttttcaactTTGTCAGTGAATACACTTTTTCTGTAAGTTATGTGTTAAatctttgacttttaattttactCCTATATATGATAATTTCACAAAATGGAGAGATCCCAAAAGAGTTTCCTCAAACATTCTTGTGGTTCTCTAGGTTACTTTTATAAAGAAGGTGAACTATTTTCATGTAATGCTAAGAATTAGAATTATCTTTCCCAAATATAACTTTGATATTagcttgggaaaaaataaaattgtaattccatttttaaaagaaatacaaatgtttaTTTCAGAAGGGCAGTTCTGACAATATGTGTATTCAAAAAATTTTACTGGATTTATCTTAATAAAAATTCTCTTCAAAGATTATTGTAGTTTGTTATAACTCCAAAAATGTAATTAGTGAAATATTATAATGCTTCAGTTTTTCTATTGTGAGGTtcacaaagacattaaaaaattttttgcactgagataaaataaacataacataaaattcaccattttagccGTTTCaaaatatacagttcagtggttttactatattcacaatgttgtgcaaccactatCACTATCCACTATCTagttacagaatattttcatcaccaaaataagaaacaaagtaCCAATTAGCTGTCTCTGTCCATTCCCCACAACCGGCACCACCACTGGTCTCTGGCAACtgttaatttactttctgtctctatgggtttgcctattctggacacttcatataaatggaatcatgtgacatgtggccttttgtgtctggcttctttcacttagcatagtttttcatgttcacccatgttgtagcatgtatcagtatttcatttctttttgtggctgaataatatattgTACTACATTGTTTGTTGAagaatatttgagttgtttccatgttttgtcaATTAggaataatgctatgaacatttgtgtacatgtatgttttcatttctcctggttatatacctaggagtagaaccACTGGATTATtttagtaattctatgtttaactttttgaggaacttccagttttccaaagtggcttcaGCGTTTTGTATTCTCACCAGCAACgtgtgagtgttctaatttctccacatccttgccaacacttgttattgtctgtcttttttattatagaaatccTAGTGGGGTGATTTGGGGGTGATCAAATCATGgtaatttttgtttgcatttccctaatgatgttgagcatcttctcatgtgtttattggcgATTTggataacttctttggagaagtatctaACAAAGTCTTAACCCATTTTTTACTTGGGCTGTCTTTTCAGTGCTGAGTTGTaagacatgtatatattttagatacaagtcccttatcagatgtaataatttgcaaaattttttcccattctatgtattatcttttatttattatttttaaattttttattgggttatatttgttttacaatgttgtgttagtttctgctgtacatcaaagtgaatcagctatatgtatacatatatcccaccttttttggatttccttcccatttaggtcaccagagagcattgagtagagttcccagtgctatacagcaggttctcatcagttatctattttatacatattagtgtataatccaaatctcccaattcatcccacctccctttccctcctagtgtttatatgtttgttctctatgtctgtgtctctatttctgccttgcaagcaggttcatctgtaccatatttctagattccacatatatgtgttaatatatgatatttgtttttctctttctgacttacttcactctgtatgacagtctctaggtccatccatgtctctacaaatgacccaatttagttcctttttatggctgagtaatatttcattgtatgtatgtaccacgtcttctttatccatctgtcagtgggcagttaggttgcttccatgacctggttattgaaaatagtgctgcaatgaacattggtgtgcatgtatctttttgaattatggtttactctgggtatttgcacagtagtgggattgctgggttatatggtaattttatttttagttttttaaggaacctccatactattctccatagtggctgtatcagtttgcattctcaccaacagttcaagagctttcccttttctccacaccctctacagcatttattgtttgtagatttttttgatgatggccattctgaccagtgtgaggtgatacctcattgtagttttgatttgcatttctctaataactagtgatgttgagcatcgtctTATGTGCTTATTAGTGATTTggataacttctttggagaaatgtctaacaaAGCCTTAACCCATTTTTCACTTGTATTGTCTTTTTAGTACAGAGTTGTaagacatgtatatattttagatacaagtcccttatcaggtgtaataatttgcaaaatatttttcccattctatgtgctgtcttttaactttcttgatagtatcctttgatgcagagatttttttttattttgattaaatctaatttatctactttttctttttctgtttgtgtttttggtgaCATATCTAAGAATCTGTTACCAAACCCCAGGTCACAAAGATGTATACCCGTatgaagagttttataattttatctcttGCATTTAAGCTTTTGATCCATCCTGTGTTAAATTTTGTGTATGGCATGAAGTAGGGtcccatattcattcatttacaagcaccatttcttgaaaagactaTTTCCCCATTTGATGGTGTTGGCACTGTTCAGAAATCAATGGACCAcaaatgtatgggtttatttctggactctcaattctatacCATTGATCTATAGGTCTTTCTTCATGTCAGTATCACACTTTTGACTACCATAGCATTAGAGTAAGTTTTGACATCAGAAAGTATGTGTCCTCCAAGTTTGTTCCCAGTCCTTTACAATTCCTTATGagttttaggatcagcttgttcatttctaccaaaaaaaaaaaaaaaaggaaaaaggcattTGGCGTTTGATAAGGGTCATAATAAATATGCAGATAAATTTGGGGAACATTGCCATATTAACAAaattgtcttccaatccatgaacacaggatgtctttccatttatttagggtgCCTTTAATTTCGTTCCACAATATTTTGTAGTTCTTCATGTACACATCTTGCACTTCCTTGatcaaatttattcctaagtattataTCCATTTTGAAGCTGTAACtggaattattttcttgattttaatttaacattGTTCATTACTAGTGTGCagaatacaactgatttttgaatattgatcttatatcctacaATTTTCATGAACTTGTATATTATATTTAACaggtattttgtgttttcttcagagtttttcctatttataagatcatgtcatctgtatatAGAGATTgttttacctctttctttccaatttggatgcctttatttctttctttctgcctaatTTCCCTGGCTtctcaaatattaataataaaaaaaggaaatacacaaGTTCAGAAGTCCAGTTTTCAAAGGATAGAATTCTGCTTCTACCTCTTTGCCAAGGCTGGCAGGCCCTGCACCATTTCCTACTCTGTCTCAGAActtactacaatgctacagtaataaaaaccaACTTAAATGGGCTGGTTAAATATCTAGGT
Protein-coding sequences here:
- the HMGN5 gene encoding high mobility group nucleosome-binding domain-containing protein 5, translating into MPKRKAADQGDMRQEPKRRSARLSALPVPITPELKSKRTSTPRKMKAKNDMMGKNTDASAKAIAKAIAETKKEVVKEEYNSETAENGEANLIETSASEKEIEEIKEEKIEDIKEERGEKKGTVAAEEKEDEKEDQKGDGEDQNKEEEKGEDGRGKEYEKEDEGGKEKEEDGKEEEDKKDTGDEKEGEDGKGKGEDGKESEDGKDKGEDEKKGDDRKQKGNGKENEDGKEDEDGKGDKGVNEKEDEKEKGEDGKKEEGKEEENGKGDRKDGGDGKEDESKAEIGKEIAERKEVKKEDGKKVEFQSVF